A window from Citrus sinensis cultivar Valencia sweet orange chromosome 3, DVS_A1.0, whole genome shotgun sequence encodes these proteins:
- the LOC102617483 gene encoding uncharacterized protein LOC102617483: MEEEKAAAYYDELTRKGGGAARFKQGLGFSSSSTSENDAVPAKHTSFLSNFVRASSPTTASHPEKPSQLESIQNKLKKKPSEEKPAQSRVSTKDSDRDRDRDRERSHRDRGRDHRDRDRERSHRDRGRDHRDRDRDRGRSDRDRDGNREREYKDRERERERGRRRSVSPPREGRGGKRREVEKERNSKVDYSRLIEGYDHMTPAAIVKAKMKLQLAETANKDETKGSGWERFEFDKDAPLDDEEIEAAEDDAALVKHIGQSFRFSAIEARREEQIKAAHDEAMFGASAVPPSVSSDSEPEPDSSEKKSSDGDIATSLFSENVLAKQQGSWRDRFRKA; this comes from the exons ATGGAGGAAGAAAAGGCGGCGGCGTACTATGACGAGCTGACCCGGAAGGGCGGAGGAGCCGCTAGATTCAAGCAAGGTCTCGGCTTTTCCTCCTCATCCACTTCCGAAAACGACGCCGTACCCGCAAAACATACTTCTTTCCTCAGCAACTTTGTTAGAGCCTCGAGCCCCACCACAGCCTCCCATCCTGAGAAACCCTCTCAGCTCGAATCTATTCAAAACAAGCTCAAGAAGAAGCCTAGCGAAGAAAAACCAGCTCAATCAAGGGTTAGCACTAAAGACAGCGACAGAGACAGAgacagagacagagagagGAGTCATAGAGATAGAGGGAGGGATCATAGAgacagagacagagagagGAGTCATAGAGACAGAGGGAGGGATCATAGAGACCGAGACAGGGACAGAGGAAGGAGTGATCGAGATAGAGATGgaaacagagagagagaatataAAGATAGAGAAAGGGAGAGGGAGAGGGGGAGGAGGAGGAGCGTGTCGCCGCCACGAGAGGGGAGAGGAGGAAAGAGGAGGGAGGTGGAGAAGGAGAGGAATAGTAAAGTTGATTATTCACGGTTAATTGAAGGCTATGACCACATG ACGCCAGCTGCAATAGTTAAAGCCAAGATGAAACTTCAGCTAGCTGAAACTG ctaataaggatgaaaCAAAGGGCTCTGGATGGGAACGATTTGAGTTTGACAAGGATGCCCCTCTTGATGATGAGGAAATTGAAG CCGCGGAAGATGATGCAGCCTTAGTCAAGCACATAGGACAGAGCTTCCGGTTTTCTGCCATAGAG GCAAGAAGAGAGGAACAAATAAAAGCTGCTCACGATGAGGCCATGTTTGGAGCATCTGCTGTTCCACCATCTGTTTCTTCAGATAGTGAACCAGAACCAGACAGCAGTGAAAAGAAGAGCAGTGATGGCGATATTGCTACAAGCCTCTTTAGTGAGAAT GTCCTTGCAAAGCAACAAGGTTCATGGCGTGACCGTTTTCGCAAGGCATAG